In Chroicocephalus ridibundus chromosome 4, bChrRid1.1, whole genome shotgun sequence, one genomic interval encodes:
- the CTCF gene encoding transcriptional repressor CTCF, producing MEGEAVEAIVEESETFIKGKERKTYQRRREGGQEDDACHIAPNQADGGEVVQDVNSGVQMVMMEQLDPTLLQMKTEVMEGAVPQETEATVDDTQIITLQVVNMEEQPINLGELQLVQVPVPVTVPVATTSVEELQGAYENEVSKGGLQEGEPMICHTLPLPEGFQVVKVGANGEVETLEQGELQPQEDPNWQKDPDYQPPAKKTKKNKKSKLRYTEEGKDVDVSVYDFEEEQQEGLLSEVNAEKVVGNMKPPKPTKIKKKGVKKTFQCELCSYTCPRRSNLDRHMKSHTDERPHKCHLCGRAFRTVTLLRNHLNTHTGTRPHKCPDCDMAFVTSGELVRHRRYKHTHEKPFKCSMCDYASVEVSKLKRHIRSHTGERPFQCSLCSYASRDTYKLKRHMRTHSGEKPYECYICHARFTQSGTMKMHILQKHTENVAKFHCPHCDTVIARKSDLGVHLRKQHSYIEQGKKCRYCDAVFHERYALIQHQKSHKNEKRFKCDQCDYACRQERHMVMHKRTHTGEKPYACSHCDKTFRQKQLLDMHFKRYHDPNFVPAAFVCSKCGKTFTRRNTMARHADNCSGLDGGEGENGGETKKGKRGRKRKMRSKKEDSSDSEENAEPDLDDNEDEEETAVEIEAEPEVEQEAPAPPPSKKRRGRPPGKAATQPKQSQPAAIIQVEDQNTGEIENIIVEVKKEPDAETVEEEEEAQPAVVEAPNGDLTPEMILSMMDR from the exons ATGGAAGGTGAGGCAGTCGAAGCTATTGTGGAGGAATCGGAAACATTTAttaaggggaaagagagaaaaacctaTCAAAGACGCCGTGAAGGTGGGCAGGAGGACGATGCTTGTCATATAGCACCAAATCAAGCAGACGGAGGTGAAGTAGTGCAGGATGTCAACAGTGGTGTGCAGATGGTGATGATGGAGCAGCTGGATCCAACTCTTCTTCAAATGAAAACGGAAGTAATGGAAGGTGCAGTGCCTCAAGAAACGGAGGCCACGGTGGATGACACGCAGATCATAACACTTCAGGTTGTTAATATGGAAGAGCAGCCAATAAACCTTGGTGAGCTTCAACTAGTCCAAGTACCTGTACCAGTGACTGTACCTGTTGCCACCACATCTGTGGAAGAACTTCAGGGAGCTTATGAAAATGAGGTTTCCAAAGGAGGCCTGCAAGAGGGAGAGCCCATGATCTGTCACACCCTCCCTTTACCAGAAGGCTTCCAAGTAGTGAAAGTGGGTGCAAACGGGGAGgtggagacactggaacaaggtGAACTTCAGCCACAGGAAGATCCCAATTGGCAAAAAGATCCAGACTATCAGCCACCagccaaaaaaacaaagaaaaacaaaaagagtaaGCTTCGCTACACTGAGGAAGGCAAAGATGTGGATGTCTCTGTGTACGACTTcgaagaggagcagcaggagggtttGTTGTCTGAGGTCAATGCAGAAAAGGTGGTGGGCAATATGAAGCCACCTAAACCaacaaaaattaagaagaaag GTGTAAAGAAGACATTCCAGTGCGAACTGTGCAGTTACACTTGTCCGCGTCGTTCCAACTTGGACCGCCACATGAAAAGCCACACTGACGAAAGACCACATAAGTGCCATCTCTGTGGCAGGGCTTTCCGGACAGTCACGTTGCTGAGGAACCACCTCAACACTCACACAG GTACTCGCCCTCACAAGTGCCCAGACTGCGACATGGCCTTTGTGACCAGTGGAGAGTTGGTTCGGCATCGCCGCTACAAACATACCCATGAGAAACCGTTCAAATGCTCGATGTGTGATTATGCCAGTGTGGAG GTTAGCAAATTGAAACGCCACATTCGTTCTCACACCGGAGAGCGTCCGTTCCAATGCAGCTTGTGCAGCTACGCCAGCAGGGATACCTACAAACTGAAGAGGCACATGAGGACCCACTCTG GAGAGAAGCCATATGAATGTTACATCTGCCACGCTCGCTTCACTCAGAGTGGCACCATGAAGATGCACATTTTGCAGAAGCACACGGAGAACGTGGCCAAATTTCACTGTCCTCACTGTGATACTGTTATAGCGAGAAAGAGTGACTTGG GTGTCCATTTGCGAAAGCAGCATTCCTACATCGAACAGGGCAAGAAGTGCCGCTACTGTGACGCCGTCTTTCATGAGCGGTATGCCCTTATACAGCATCAAAAGTCTCACAAGAATGAGAAGCGCTTCAAGTGTGACCAGTGCGATTATGCGTGCAGACAG GAGCGGCACATGGTCATGCATAAACGGACCCATACTGGAGAAAAGCCTTACGCCTGTAGCCATTGTGATAAAACCTTCCGTCAGAAACAGCTCCTCGATATGCACTTCAAACGGTATCACGATCCCAACTTTGTCCCTGCTGCCTTTGTCTGTTCCAAGTGTGGCAAAACATTCACTCGCAGG AACACAATGGCCAGACATGCTGATAACTGCTCTGGCCTAGATGGTGGAGAAGGAGAGAACGGAGGAGAGACAAAGAAGGGCAAACGCGGCCGAAAGAGAAAGATGCGGTCTAAGAAAGAAGATTCCTCTGATAGTG AGGAAAATGCTGAACCAGATTTGGATGATAACGAAGATGAGGAGGAGACAGCAGTAGAAATTGAGGCCGAGCCAGAAGTCGAGCAAGAGGCTCCTGCGCCACCTCCCAGTAAGAAACGAAGAGGAAGACCACCAGGCAAAGCTGCTACCCAACCAAAACAATCCCAGC CTGCAGCAATCATTCAGGTTGAAGACCAGAACACTGGTGAAATTGAAAATATTATAGTTGAAGTAAAGAAAGAACCCGATGCGGAAACAgtagaggaagaggaggaagctcaGCCTGCTGTAGTGGAAGCTCCCAACGGAGACCTCACTCCTGAGATGATTCTCAGCATGATGGACCGGTGA